The Streptomyces sp. NBC_00224 genome has a window encoding:
- a CDS encoding DUF1326 domain-containing protein, with protein sequence MSETTATVPRWHAAGDWFDTCKCNVPCPCSFAQLPTHGDCDGILAWHIRAGRYGDVRLDGLNVLMVASFVGNIWAEHTDTYAAVFVDERADDPQREALQMIFGGQAGSWPAEMVSMMGAEMRGMEFAPIEIEVADDLASWRAVVPGRVEASAVALTGPTTPEGARVQSTNLPGAETGPGQVATWGRSTVDRADAHGFLWSREGRSSKHITFDWTGPD encoded by the coding sequence ATGTCCGAGACGACGGCGACCGTTCCCCGGTGGCACGCGGCGGGCGACTGGTTCGACACCTGCAAGTGCAATGTGCCCTGCCCCTGCTCGTTCGCGCAGCTGCCCACCCACGGCGATTGCGACGGCATCCTGGCCTGGCACATCCGCGCGGGCCGTTACGGTGACGTACGGCTGGACGGCCTGAACGTGCTGATGGTGGCCTCGTTTGTCGGCAACATCTGGGCCGAGCACACGGACACGTACGCCGCGGTCTTCGTCGACGAGCGCGCCGACGACCCCCAGCGCGAGGCGCTTCAGATGATCTTCGGTGGGCAAGCGGGCAGTTGGCCCGCCGAGATGGTGAGCATGATGGGCGCCGAAATGCGCGGCATGGAGTTCGCCCCCATCGAGATCGAGGTCGCCGACGACCTCGCGAGTTGGCGGGCCGTGGTACCGGGCCGGGTCGAGGCGAGCGCGGTCGCGCTCACGGGACCCACGACCCCGGAGGGTGCACGCGTCCAGTCGACCAACCTGCCGGGTGCGGAGACCGGACCGGGCCAGGTCGCGACCTGGGGCCGCTCGACGGTGGACCGCGCCGACGCCCACGGCTTCCTTTGGAGCCGCGAAGGCCGGTCCAGCAAGCACATCACCTTCGACTGGACCGGGCCCGACTAG
- a CDS encoding GNAT family N-acetyltransferase, with the protein MPELHTDRLLLRRWRESDLEPWAAMNADPEVRAHLGELLTREQSDAAVTLMQAEFDERGFGWWALEARETGEFIGRAGLDEVGEDMPFTGVDIGWRLTRSAWGHGYATEAALACLAFGFETLGLSEVVASTTVNNLRSQAVMRRIGMTRDPADDFEDPSVPDGPLRRCVLYRTLRKEAHGLHHSAGHAESDPAS; encoded by the coding sequence ATGCCCGAACTCCATACCGATCGTCTTCTGCTCCGCCGATGGCGGGAGTCCGACCTCGAACCGTGGGCGGCGATGAACGCCGATCCCGAAGTCCGTGCACACCTGGGCGAGTTGCTGACACGGGAGCAGAGCGATGCCGCGGTGACGCTCATGCAGGCCGAGTTCGACGAGCGAGGTTTTGGGTGGTGGGCGCTGGAAGCGCGGGAGACCGGCGAGTTCATCGGCCGTGCCGGCTTGGACGAGGTGGGCGAGGACATGCCGTTCACGGGTGTGGATATCGGGTGGCGGCTGACCCGTTCGGCGTGGGGTCACGGTTACGCCACTGAAGCCGCGCTGGCCTGCCTGGCCTTCGGCTTCGAGACCCTCGGGCTGTCGGAGGTCGTTGCGTCGACGACCGTCAACAACCTCCGTTCCCAGGCAGTGATGCGCCGGATCGGTATGACCCGGGACCCGGCCGACGACTTCGAGGATCCGAGCGTGCCCGATGGGCCACTGCGCCGGTGTGTGCTGTACCGAACCCTCCGCAAAGAGGCTCATGGCCTGCACCACTCGGCGGGACACGCCGAGTCCGACCCCGCGAGTTGA
- a CDS encoding TetR/AcrR family transcriptional regulator encodes MNEHLLTDGAVMGRPRGVEDAVILRAAAQVMGRVGPAGLTLAAVAREVGLVPATLVQRFGSKHGLLLALADRSEKDASEMAGRVRQSHDSALGALAALTVESAAGMATPESFANHLAFLCMDLGDPQLYERALAIHRTQKRAIEELLTEAAGAGELRAGTDAAALARTVQAIIAGAGLTWALEREGTLEQRLRQELDVVLSPHLLPRHSHDLEES; translated from the coding sequence ATGAACGAGCATTTATTAACGGACGGTGCGGTGATGGGACGTCCCCGAGGGGTCGAGGATGCGGTGATTCTGCGTGCGGCGGCGCAGGTCATGGGCCGGGTGGGTCCCGCGGGTCTCACTTTGGCCGCCGTGGCGCGCGAGGTCGGGTTGGTACCGGCAACCCTGGTGCAGCGATTCGGTTCCAAGCATGGTCTGCTTCTGGCGCTCGCCGACCGGTCCGAGAAGGACGCGAGCGAGATGGCTGGGCGAGTGCGTCAGTCGCACGACTCGGCGCTCGGGGCCTTGGCGGCGCTGACGGTGGAGTCGGCGGCTGGGATGGCCACGCCGGAGAGCTTCGCCAATCATCTGGCGTTCTTGTGCATGGATCTCGGCGATCCGCAGCTCTACGAGCGTGCGCTGGCCATTCACCGTACTCAGAAGCGGGCGATCGAGGAGCTGCTGACGGAGGCGGCCGGTGCGGGCGAGCTCCGCGCCGGAACCGATGCCGCGGCGCTGGCCCGCACCGTACAGGCGATCATCGCTGGTGCGGGCCTGACCTGGGCACTCGAACGCGAAGGCACCCTTGAACAGCGGCTCCGGCAAGAGCTCGACGTCGTGCTGTCTCCTCACCTTCTGCCCCGACACAGCCACGACCTGGAGGAATCATGA
- a CDS encoding SDR family oxidoreductase translates to MTTDARPLAGKVALVAGGTRGGGRGIAVELGAAGATVYVTGRSSTGERSDLDRPETIEQTAEKVTAAGGLGIPVRTDHSRPDEVQALVDKIAAEQDGQLDILVNSVWGGDPLTDWENPLWEQDLDTGLRLLRQAVETHVITSRFALPLMVARKSGLVVEVTDGNTARYRGSFFYDLAKSAVIRLAVAQAAELKPHGIAAVAITPGFLRSEALLEHFGVTEANWRDGAAQDPNFAHSETPAYLGRAVAALAADPDIMAKTGRALATWGLYQEYGFTDADGTQPDFAAHWAKNLEEQYGPLGDPL, encoded by the coding sequence ATGACGACTGACGCACGCCCGCTGGCCGGAAAGGTGGCCCTGGTCGCCGGCGGTACCCGGGGCGGCGGACGGGGCATCGCCGTCGAGCTCGGCGCCGCCGGCGCGACGGTGTACGTCACCGGCCGCAGCAGCACCGGTGAGCGCTCCGACCTGGACCGCCCGGAAACCATCGAGCAGACCGCCGAGAAGGTCACCGCCGCAGGCGGCCTGGGCATTCCCGTACGAACCGACCACAGCCGTCCCGACGAGGTCCAGGCACTCGTCGACAAGATCGCCGCCGAACAGGACGGACAGCTCGACATCCTGGTCAACTCCGTATGGGGCGGAGACCCGCTGACTGACTGGGAAAACCCTTTGTGGGAGCAGGATCTGGACACCGGTCTACGGCTGCTGCGGCAGGCGGTGGAGACCCACGTCATCACCAGCCGGTTCGCGCTTCCCCTCATGGTCGCCCGCAAGAGCGGCCTGGTCGTCGAGGTCACCGACGGCAACACCGCCCGCTACCGCGGCTCGTTCTTCTACGACCTGGCGAAGTCCGCAGTCATCCGCCTCGCCGTCGCCCAGGCCGCCGAGCTCAAGCCCCATGGCATCGCGGCCGTGGCCATCACACCCGGCTTCCTACGCTCGGAGGCCCTGCTGGAACACTTCGGCGTCACCGAGGCCAACTGGCGCGACGGCGCGGCCCAGGACCCGAACTTCGCCCACTCCGAGACCCCGGCCTACCTCGGCCGGGCCGTCGCCGCACTGGCCGCCGACCCGGACATCATGGCCAAGACCGGACGGGCTCTGGCCACCTGGGGCCTGTACCAGGAGTACGGCTTCACCGATGCCGACGGCACACAACCGGACTTCGCCGCTCACTGGGCCAAGAACCTGGAAGAGCAGTACGGACCCCTCGGAGACCCGCTGTAA